From one Nocardioides sp. Kera G14 genomic stretch:
- a CDS encoding AAA family ATPase — MPVLVEPDHDAVDVLLRALPAGSQGVGSMDRARAWLSQHSDEYVVVLGPNVELAEALSLCDTLRTSRPTVSVVLVRDELTTEVLSSAMQAGARDVIPSGSLEAVSSAVARAYQLYTALRGPGGANHAGKIITVWSPKGGVGKTTMSVNLGLALTEGGARKVCLVDLDLAFGDVAITMQLFPTHSIEHAIGSEGSVDAELLNGLLTRHQDTLMILAAPSHPDVRDRVSPTLVSQIIRTLAQTFDYVVIDTAPAFDEQTLTALDETDEIVIVATLDVPTLKNVKVALETLDMLNIAPDHRHLLLNRADDEVGISPDRVEGILGMRPDAQVATSIEVAASTNAGNPIVVKNPYHPSSTAIIQMASLLAGQDITAPATERVEQTTTESTGLFGRRLRKRR, encoded by the coding sequence ATGCCAGTTCTCGTCGAGCCCGACCACGACGCCGTCGACGTCCTGCTCCGCGCCCTCCCGGCCGGATCGCAGGGCGTGGGCTCGATGGACCGCGCCCGCGCCTGGCTCAGCCAGCACAGCGACGAGTACGTCGTCGTACTCGGCCCCAACGTCGAGCTGGCCGAGGCGCTCAGCCTCTGCGACACGCTCCGCACGAGCCGGCCGACCGTCAGCGTCGTCCTGGTCCGCGACGAGCTGACCACCGAGGTGCTCAGCTCAGCCATGCAGGCCGGCGCCCGTGACGTCATCCCGAGTGGCTCCCTCGAGGCGGTCAGCTCGGCCGTGGCACGTGCCTACCAGCTCTACACTGCGCTGCGCGGCCCCGGCGGCGCCAACCACGCGGGCAAGATCATCACCGTGTGGTCGCCCAAGGGCGGCGTCGGCAAGACGACGATGTCGGTCAACCTCGGCCTGGCGCTCACGGAGGGTGGCGCCCGCAAGGTCTGCCTGGTCGACCTCGACCTCGCGTTCGGCGACGTCGCGATCACGATGCAGCTGTTTCCCACGCACTCGATCGAGCACGCCATCGGCTCCGAGGGAAGTGTCGATGCTGAGCTGCTCAATGGCCTGCTCACGCGACACCAGGACACGCTGATGATCCTCGCGGCGCCGTCGCACCCGGACGTGCGCGACCGCGTCTCCCCCACCTTGGTCTCGCAGATCATCCGGACCCTCGCGCAGACCTTCGACTACGTCGTGATCGACACCGCCCCGGCCTTCGACGAGCAGACCCTGACGGCGCTCGACGAGACCGACGAGATCGTCATCGTCGCCACGCTGGACGTGCCGACGCTGAAGAACGTCAAGGTGGCGCTGGAAACGCTCGACATGCTCAACATCGCGCCGGACCACCGCCATCTGCTGCTCAACCGTGCCGACGACGAGGTCGGCATCAGCCCGGATCGTGTGGAGGGCATCCTCGGGATGCGCCCCGATGCCCAGGTGGCGACGTCGATCGAGGTGGCCGCGTCCACCAATGCGGGCAACCCGATCGTCGTCAAGAACCCCTACCACCCGTCCAGCACCGCGATCATCCAGATGGCCTCGCTCCTCGCCGGCCAGGACATCACGGCGCCGGCCACCGAGCGGGTCGAGCAGACCACCACCGAATCGACCGGCCTCTTCGGCCGCAGACTCCGCAAGCGCAGGTGA
- a CDS encoding Flp family type IVb pilin codes for MVDYLRILLNARLAKMEERGASAVEYGLLVAGIAAVIVVIVMVLGDKVKDAFNKTCGAISAGASATASSTCK; via the coding sequence ATGGTCGACTACCTCCGCATCCTGCTCAACGCCCGCCTCGCCAAGATGGAAGAGCGCGGCGCCTCCGCCGTGGAGTACGGCCTCCTCGTCGCCGGCATTGCCGCCGTCATCGTCGTGATCGTCATGGTCCTCGGTGACAAGGTGAAGGACGCCTTCAACAAGACCTGCGGCGCCATCTCGGCCGGCGCCAGCGCCACCGCCAGCTCGACCTGCAAGTGA
- a CDS encoding type II secretion system F family protein, translated as MVILFILGVGLVLSAIALVGMALRPAEESNSINRSLAVLRAMTDAPKELTKDLDKPFADRVLAPLRARSLKVGRRISGADSAERIRAKLDLAGNPAGWSVDQVTASKVLGAGVGLLIGLAVGLVIADSLTFRLAFTILGTIVGFFGPNLYLYQLAYDRSNKLQRDLPDAIDLMTISVESGLGFDAAVQQVATNTDGPLADEFGRMLREMQLGMGRSEALRSLGDRTNVDDIRSFVSAMVQADSFGIPVAQVLRVQSGEMRTKRRQRAEEKAQQVPVKITVPLIFCILPALFVAVMGPAVINILDNFG; from the coding sequence ATGGTCATCCTCTTCATCCTGGGCGTCGGTCTCGTGCTCTCAGCCATCGCTCTCGTGGGTATGGCCTTGCGTCCCGCCGAGGAGTCGAATTCGATCAACCGCTCCTTGGCCGTCCTGCGCGCCATGACGGATGCGCCGAAGGAGCTGACCAAGGACCTCGACAAGCCCTTCGCCGATCGTGTGCTCGCACCTTTGCGGGCGCGTTCACTTAAGGTCGGTCGGCGCATCTCCGGCGCCGACTCGGCAGAACGGATCCGAGCCAAGCTCGACCTTGCGGGCAACCCCGCGGGCTGGAGCGTCGACCAAGTCACGGCAAGCAAGGTGCTCGGGGCAGGCGTCGGACTCCTGATCGGCCTCGCCGTCGGTCTGGTGATCGCGGACAGCCTCACCTTCCGGCTGGCGTTCACCATCCTAGGGACGATCGTCGGGTTCTTCGGGCCGAACCTCTACCTCTACCAACTCGCCTATGACCGCTCGAACAAGCTGCAGCGGGACCTTCCCGACGCAATCGACCTGATGACGATCAGCGTTGAGTCGGGACTGGGATTCGACGCCGCGGTCCAGCAGGTTGCCACCAATACCGACGGCCCGCTGGCCGACGAGTTCGGCCGCATGCTGCGAGAGATGCAGCTCGGCATGGGTCGCAGCGAAGCGCTCCGTTCCCTCGGCGATCGCACCAACGTGGATGACATCCGCTCATTCGTCTCTGCCATGGTGCAGGCAGACTCCTTCGGCATCCCCGTCGCGCAGGTTCTCCGGGTCCAGTCCGGCGAAATGCGGACCAAGCGGCGACAGCGCGCGGAGGAGAAGGCCCAGCAGGTTCCCGTCAAGATCACGGTGCCACTGATCTTTTGCATTCTTCCGGCACTTTTTGTGGCCGTAATGGGCCCCGCGGTGATCAATATCCTCGATAACTTTGGATAG
- a CDS encoding AMP-dependent synthetase/ligase yields the protein MREYTTPLTTELPTTGNLTDDVVTNAAEAPDSALLSRRGADGAWEDVTSAQFLAEVRSVAKGLIAAGVEAGDRVALFSKTRYEWTLMDYAIWFAGAITVPIYETSSAEQVHWILKDSGARAVMAEGPDHLARIAESHSVLADLQQVWSFADNGVDVLTRLGGDISDDELEQRRTAATPESTATLIYTSGTTGRPKGCVLTHGNFMFELGVAVHMLDDLFDVKGRSTLLFLPLAHVFARIIQIGCIKSRTRLGHSPDVKNLIGDLGEFKPTFILAVPRVFEKVFNTASQNAHADGKGTIFDKATQVAISYSRSLEGGGAGGVKGLGLRAAHAVFDRLVYSRLRAALGGNCEYAVSGGAPLGERLGHFYRGIGLTVLEGYGLTETTGALTVNTPDAVKIGSVGRPIEGTTVRVSDDGELLFQGGQVFDSYWNNGQATSEAKGDGWFHTGDVGEIDSEGFVRITGRKKEILVTAGGKNVAPAVLEDRLRAHALVDQCLVVGDGEPFISALVTLDTEALPAWCEAHGKTLDLATLVEDPDVVAEVQKAVDDANKAVSKAESIRKFRILPDAWTEEGGQLTPSLKLKRNVVMKEFRDQVEALYHS from the coding sequence GTGCGCGAGTACACCACGCCGCTGACGACCGAGCTGCCGACGACCGGCAACCTGACCGATGACGTCGTCACCAACGCGGCCGAGGCGCCCGACTCGGCTCTGCTCTCGCGGCGCGGTGCCGACGGAGCCTGGGAGGACGTGACCTCGGCCCAGTTCCTCGCCGAGGTGCGGAGCGTGGCGAAGGGCCTGATCGCGGCCGGTGTCGAGGCCGGTGACCGCGTCGCCCTCTTCTCCAAGACCCGGTACGAGTGGACCCTGATGGACTACGCCATCTGGTTCGCCGGTGCCATCACCGTGCCGATCTACGAGACGTCGTCGGCCGAGCAGGTGCACTGGATCCTCAAGGACTCCGGCGCCCGGGCCGTCATGGCCGAGGGCCCCGACCACCTCGCCCGGATCGCCGAGAGCCACAGCGTCCTGGCCGACCTGCAGCAGGTCTGGTCCTTCGCCGACAACGGCGTCGACGTCCTCACCCGCCTGGGCGGCGACATCTCCGACGACGAGCTCGAGCAGCGCCGTACGGCGGCCACTCCCGAGTCCACGGCGACGCTGATCTACACCTCCGGCACGACCGGTCGGCCCAAGGGCTGCGTGCTGACGCACGGCAACTTCATGTTCGAGCTGGGTGTCGCCGTACACATGCTGGACGACCTCTTCGACGTGAAGGGCCGCTCGACCCTGCTCTTCCTGCCGCTGGCCCACGTCTTCGCCCGGATCATCCAGATCGGGTGCATCAAGTCCCGCACCCGCCTGGGCCACTCCCCCGACGTGAAGAACCTGATCGGCGACCTCGGGGAGTTCAAGCCGACGTTCATCCTCGCCGTGCCGCGCGTCTTCGAGAAGGTCTTCAACACCGCCTCGCAGAACGCGCACGCCGACGGCAAGGGCACCATCTTCGACAAGGCCACGCAGGTGGCCATCTCCTACAGCCGCTCGCTCGAGGGCGGCGGCGCCGGGGGCGTCAAGGGTCTCGGCCTGCGGGCGGCACACGCGGTCTTCGACCGTCTCGTCTACAGCAGGCTCCGCGCGGCGCTGGGCGGGAACTGTGAGTACGCCGTCTCCGGCGGCGCCCCCCTCGGCGAGCGCCTGGGCCACTTCTACCGCGGCATCGGCCTGACGGTGCTCGAGGGCTACGGCCTCACCGAGACCACCGGCGCCCTGACGGTCAACACCCCGGACGCGGTCAAGATCGGCAGTGTCGGTCGCCCGATCGAGGGCACGACCGTCCGTGTCTCCGACGACGGCGAGCTGCTCTTCCAAGGTGGTCAGGTCTTCGACTCCTACTGGAACAACGGCCAGGCGACCTCCGAGGCCAAGGGCGACGGCTGGTTCCACACCGGCGACGTCGGCGAGATCGACAGCGAGGGCTTCGTCCGGATCACCGGCCGTAAGAAGGAGATCCTCGTGACCGCGGGCGGCAAGAACGTCGCCCCGGCCGTCCTCGAGGACCGCCTCCGCGCCCATGCACTGGTCGACCAGTGCCTCGTCGTCGGCGACGGTGAGCCCTTCATCTCCGCCCTTGTCACCTTGGACACCGAGGCCCTGCCGGCCTGGTGTGAGGCGCACGGCAAGACACTCGACCTGGCGACGCTCGTGGAGGACCCTGACGTCGTCGCCGAGGTGCAGAAGGCAGTGGACGACGCCAACAAGGCCGTGTCGAAAGCCGAATCGATCCGCAAGTTCCGCATCCTGCCCGACGCGTGGACCGAGGAGGGCGGTCAGCTGACCCCGAGTCTGAAGCTCAAGCGCAACGTGGTGATGAAGGAGTTCCGCGACCAGGTCGAGGCGCTCTACCACTCCTGA
- a CDS encoding CpaF family protein has translation MSLADRIAAARTEPAPVIPATPSDPPAADEEPSGSAHPHAAAVPADESLPPTAEEVAGKRRAEGPAVTPPPAAQPVVAPTLTTANVPAEGSPRRSFGGQQTDRIEAIKVSVHEQLLKQLGPQLYDSDMDARELDHRVRAVLQDVLSTQERPLSSADRQRVTQEISDDILGLGPIEPYLRDPEVSEVMVNGASDIWLERRGKLIQADAYFTDEAHLRRTIDKIVSRIGRRVDESSPMVDARLHDGSRVNAVVPPLAIDGSALTIRKFAADPLTADDLERFGSLTAASRRFLEACVRGRLNVIVSGGTGAGKTTTLNVLSSFIPGDERIVTIEDAAELQLKQDHVVRLESRPANIEGKGAITIRDLVRNSLRMRPDRIIVGEVRDASALDMLQAMNTGHDGSICTLHSNGPRDTLSRMETMVLMAGMDLPMRAIREQIASAVDVIVHQTRLKDGTRRVTHITEVERMEGDVITLQDIFVFDNSAGFDAEGRALGRLKATGLRPKFLEKMADANVAVDPLLFVDR, from the coding sequence ATGTCCCTTGCCGATCGCATCGCCGCCGCTCGAACCGAGCCCGCCCCGGTCATTCCGGCCACTCCGTCCGACCCGCCCGCGGCCGACGAGGAGCCCTCCGGCAGCGCGCATCCCCACGCCGCCGCAGTTCCCGCCGACGAGAGTCTCCCGCCCACCGCCGAGGAGGTGGCCGGCAAGCGCCGGGCCGAGGGCCCCGCGGTCACGCCGCCGCCGGCGGCACAGCCCGTCGTGGCGCCGACTCTCACCACCGCCAATGTGCCTGCGGAAGGCAGCCCCCGACGGAGCTTCGGCGGTCAGCAGACCGACCGGATCGAGGCCATCAAGGTCAGCGTGCACGAGCAACTGCTCAAGCAGCTCGGCCCGCAGCTCTACGACTCCGACATGGACGCGCGCGAGCTCGACCACCGGGTGCGTGCGGTGCTGCAGGACGTGCTGTCCACGCAGGAGCGGCCGCTCTCGAGCGCCGACCGCCAGCGCGTCACGCAGGAGATCTCCGACGACATCCTCGGCCTCGGGCCGATCGAGCCCTACCTCCGCGACCCGGAGGTCTCCGAGGTCATGGTCAACGGTGCCAGCGACATCTGGCTCGAGCGCAGGGGCAAGCTCATCCAGGCCGACGCCTACTTCACGGACGAGGCACACCTGCGACGCACCATCGACAAGATCGTCTCCCGCATCGGACGCCGCGTCGACGAGTCCAGCCCGATGGTGGACGCCCGCCTCCACGACGGTTCGCGTGTCAACGCGGTCGTGCCGCCGCTGGCGATCGACGGTTCTGCACTCACGATCCGGAAGTTCGCCGCCGACCCGCTGACGGCCGACGACCTGGAGCGGTTCGGCTCGCTCACGGCAGCCTCGCGCCGCTTCCTCGAGGCCTGTGTGCGCGGCCGGCTCAACGTGATCGTCTCCGGTGGTACCGGCGCCGGAAAGACGACCACGTTGAACGTGCTGTCGTCCTTCATCCCCGGCGACGAGCGGATCGTCACCATCGAGGACGCCGCCGAGCTCCAGCTCAAGCAGGACCACGTGGTCCGGCTCGAGTCCCGTCCGGCCAACATCGAGGGCAAGGGCGCGATCACCATCCGCGACCTGGTGCGGAACTCCCTGCGTATGCGCCCCGACCGCATCATCGTCGGTGAGGTCCGCGACGCCTCAGCACTCGACATGCTGCAGGCGATGAACACCGGCCACGACGGCTCGATCTGCACCCTGCACAGCAACGGTCCCCGGGACACGCTCTCCCGCATGGAGACGATGGTCCTCATGGCCGGCATGGACCTGCCGATGCGGGCGATCCGCGAGCAGATCGCCTCCGCGGTGGACGTGATCGTCCACCAGACCCGACTCAAGGACGGCACCCGCCGGGTCACGCACATCACCGAGGTCGAGCGGATGGAGGGAGACGTCATCACACTCCAGGACATCTTCGTCTTCGACAACAGTGCCGGATTCGACGCCGAGGGCCGCGCCCTCGGTCGACTCAAGGCCACAGGACTCCGGCCGAAGTTCCTCGAGAAGATGGCCGACGCCAATGTTGCGGTCGACCCCCTGCTCTTCGTGGACCGGTGA
- a CDS encoding Flp family type IVb pilin: MEYGLLVAGIAAVIVVIVMVLGDKVKDAFNKTCGAISAGSAGTGAETCK; this comes from the coding sequence GTGGAGTACGGCCTCCTCGTCGCCGGCATTGCCGCCGTCATCGTCGTGATCGTCATGGTCCTCGGTGACAAGGTGAAGGACGCCTTCAACAAGACCTGCGGCGCCATCTCGGCCGGCTCAGCCGGCACGGGCGCCGAGACTTGCAAGTAG
- a CDS encoding type II secretion system F family protein → MQNLPEWVMYVAVAAVFVGLFGLIAALMPRGQRAASPADRLTTYTHTTSRVTAVKEKSKGGETSEVAAAAKDAAADLLKRNQGLEQRIAARLEGAGSELKPAEWLLLHTGIALIATLVGLALGGGNLIIGFLFLVLGIVVPWVYLGFKQNARRKAFNRALPDTLQLISGALSAGLSLQQSLDTVTNDGIEPVASEFRRILVETRLGVSVEDAMEGVAQRYESKDFSWVVMAIRIQRQVGGNLAELLDTVAATMREREYLRRQVNALAAEGKLSAVVLGLLPPLFVLYLCFTNWDYVSPLFTDLRGNIMLVGGTLWLGVGVFWMSRLIKVEV, encoded by the coding sequence ATGCAGAACCTCCCCGAGTGGGTGATGTACGTCGCCGTCGCGGCTGTCTTCGTCGGGCTTTTCGGTCTCATCGCAGCCCTGATGCCCCGCGGGCAGCGCGCCGCCTCGCCGGCCGATCGCCTGACGACGTACACGCACACGACCAGCCGGGTCACCGCCGTCAAGGAGAAGTCCAAGGGCGGAGAGACCAGTGAGGTCGCGGCCGCGGCCAAGGACGCCGCCGCCGACCTGCTCAAGCGCAATCAGGGCCTGGAGCAAAGGATCGCGGCTCGACTCGAAGGCGCCGGTTCCGAGCTCAAGCCCGCAGAGTGGCTGCTGCTCCACACCGGCATCGCCCTGATCGCCACGCTCGTCGGGCTTGCGCTCGGCGGAGGCAACCTGATCATCGGCTTCCTCTTCCTCGTCCTCGGCATCGTCGTGCCGTGGGTCTACCTCGGCTTCAAGCAGAACGCGCGCCGCAAGGCGTTCAACCGAGCCCTGCCCGACACTCTGCAGCTCATCTCAGGAGCCCTCTCCGCGGGGCTCTCCTTGCAGCAGTCGCTGGACACCGTGACGAATGACGGGATCGAGCCCGTCGCGAGCGAGTTCCGCCGCATCCTCGTCGAGACCCGGCTCGGTGTCTCCGTGGAGGACGCGATGGAGGGTGTCGCCCAGCGGTACGAGAGCAAGGACTTCAGCTGGGTCGTCATGGCGATCCGGATCCAGCGGCAGGTCGGTGGCAATCTGGCCGAGCTGCTCGACACCGTCGCTGCCACCATGCGTGAGCGTGAGTACCTGCGGCGTCAGGTCAATGCGCTGGCGGCCGAAGGCAAGCTTTCCGCGGTCGTGCTGGGGCTGCTGCCGCCGCTCTTCGTCCTATATCTCTGCTTCACCAACTGGGACTACGTGAGCCCGCTCTTCACCGACCTGCGCGGCAACATCATGCTCGTCGGTGGGACGCTCTGGCTGGGGGTCGGTGTCTTCTGGATGAGCCGTCTGATCAAGGTTGAGGTCTGA
- the cpaB gene encoding Flp pilus assembly protein CpaB, giving the protein MERRRILVVAAALVAALGAVLVFLYVRSADNRAEDQYQTTEVLVAASQINPGETIEAATGAGKIVKKAVANGSLLADYQTDTSALTSQVALTTIYPGEQIVASKFGTTAAPASALQIPKNQVAVSVNLTDPARVAGFVNPGSQVGIYMTGTDPKSGKPFAQVLLPSITVIGVGSTTPVSTTTTDQTTGNQTTEQLPRTLLTLAVSPADAQKILFAQGNGELAFALLPADGSTSIKPGAETDFDNLFG; this is encoded by the coding sequence ATGGAGCGACGCAGGATTCTGGTTGTTGCTGCGGCGCTGGTCGCAGCGCTTGGCGCCGTGTTGGTGTTCCTCTACGTGCGCAGCGCTGACAACCGTGCCGAGGACCAGTACCAGACCACCGAGGTCCTCGTCGCAGCCAGCCAGATCAACCCCGGCGAGACCATCGAGGCAGCGACCGGCGCCGGCAAGATCGTCAAGAAGGCCGTCGCCAACGGCTCGCTCCTCGCCGACTACCAGACCGACACCTCGGCGCTCACCTCCCAGGTCGCGCTGACGACGATCTATCCGGGTGAGCAGATCGTGGCCTCCAAGTTCGGCACCACGGCCGCGCCGGCGAGCGCGCTGCAGATCCCAAAGAACCAGGTCGCGGTCTCGGTCAACCTGACCGATCCGGCCCGCGTCGCCGGATTCGTCAACCCGGGTTCGCAGGTCGGCATCTACATGACCGGCACGGACCCGAAGAGCGGTAAGCCGTTCGCCCAGGTGCTCCTGCCGAGCATCACCGTCATCGGCGTCGGGTCAACGACGCCGGTCTCCACCACGACGACGGACCAGACCACGGGCAACCAGACCACGGAGCAGCTCCCCCGCACGCTGCTGACGCTGGCGGTCTCTCCCGCCGACGCGCAGAAGATCCTCTTCGCCCAAGGCAACGGCGAACTTGCCTTCGCCCTCCTCCCGGCTGACGGCAGCACCTCGATCAAGCCCGGCGCCGAAACCGACTTCGACAACCTCTTCGGCTGA
- a CDS encoding response regulator transcription factor, protein MNAEAGTGTIRVLLVDDHELIRDGLAGVFDQQPDMEVVSQATSVAEAMRAYAASSPDVVVTDLQLPDGTGLDIVRTVRKSNESVGLIVLTMHSGDDQIFAAMEAGASGFVGKDAPSGEVVRAARHSSVSPRSFVCAGLAHAMMRRATSESTRLSDREHEVLLLLADGLGAKEIGDKLYLSESTAKSHIAKIYQKLGAANRAQALVTAMRIGLLSTVQRP, encoded by the coding sequence ATGAACGCTGAAGCGGGCACCGGGACTATACGCGTCCTCCTGGTCGACGACCACGAGTTGATCCGTGACGGGCTGGCCGGCGTCTTCGACCAACAGCCCGACATGGAGGTCGTGAGCCAAGCCACTTCCGTGGCAGAGGCCATGCGCGCGTACGCCGCCAGCTCTCCAGACGTGGTGGTGACCGACCTGCAACTGCCAGACGGAACCGGTCTCGACATTGTCCGCACAGTTCGCAAGTCCAACGAGAGCGTGGGCCTGATCGTCCTCACCATGCACTCGGGAGACGATCAGATCTTCGCTGCGATGGAGGCGGGAGCCTCAGGCTTCGTCGGCAAGGATGCGCCGTCCGGTGAGGTGGTGCGTGCCGCGCGGCATTCGTCGGTCTCGCCCCGATCCTTTGTCTGTGCTGGTCTCGCCCACGCCATGATGCGTCGGGCCACCTCGGAGTCGACTCGGCTCTCCGACAGGGAGCACGAAGTCCTGCTGCTGCTGGCAGACGGCCTGGGTGCCAAGGAGATCGGCGACAAGCTCTACCTGAGCGAGTCGACGGCCAAATCGCATATCGCCAAGATCTACCAGAAACTCGGAGCAGCCAACCGGGCGCAGGCCTTGGTCACAGCGATGCGCATCGGGCTGCTCTCGACCGTACAGCGTCCCTAG
- a CDS encoding sensor histidine kinase, whose translation MPITVSDRLPYRAALVVRAVALLALGAPVLWARDTAGIFGLITTGIVWLMATVLEFRGRLPLVATVIGDALLVGAICGVAVGTAPIVLGGVAVPPFTAALFLGPAGVARVLVCEVGTLFATAWLVNRDFTAEQGYAAFSWFVVGLGVGLVGCFIYAVLQERRTPLAPYHYAQGLLRQLIDLSDGLESGLNAITLGGQLLWSVRERLPSTAIALYTPRGHGLTALVGKTLDGNLTSLEDVARRAFASGHRIREFPIVALPLRAGSDVTVILVAELTSGLKTSGLISDAKLDVLIEELHPLIVQLDTALLFAAFRERASTEERRRLAREMHDGVAQDIASLGYLVDAIAGDSTVERQQDRIAILRERLTAIVAEVRRSLVNLRTDIGESESLGAAIATLARSLSESSGVAIHVTADETTDRLRPEVEAELFRIVQESINNALKHAEATEIEVHCQVRAPEAHIVICDNGRGMGDPRDDSYGLTIMRERAALIDATLEFGTSPTGGVQVSVILHGDGGNLPPEVTVVGSPFESETRVGA comes from the coding sequence GTGCCCATCACTGTCTCCGACCGTCTGCCCTATCGGGCAGCCCTGGTGGTGCGCGCCGTAGCGCTCTTGGCCCTTGGCGCACCGGTGCTGTGGGCGCGAGACACTGCCGGAATCTTCGGGCTGATTACCACCGGCATCGTCTGGCTGATGGCCACGGTGCTTGAGTTTCGCGGACGGCTGCCTCTGGTGGCCACCGTGATTGGTGACGCCTTGCTGGTGGGCGCCATCTGCGGCGTCGCTGTCGGCACGGCCCCGATCGTCCTCGGTGGCGTCGCTGTACCACCGTTCACGGCTGCACTCTTTCTCGGCCCTGCGGGCGTCGCACGGGTCCTAGTCTGCGAGGTCGGGACCCTCTTCGCCACCGCATGGCTGGTCAACCGCGACTTCACTGCGGAACAGGGTTACGCGGCCTTCAGCTGGTTCGTCGTCGGTCTCGGCGTCGGCCTGGTCGGTTGCTTTATCTACGCCGTCCTCCAAGAGCGACGCACTCCCCTTGCCCCGTATCACTACGCACAGGGCCTACTACGGCAACTGATCGACCTCTCGGATGGGTTGGAGAGCGGACTCAACGCCATCACCCTCGGCGGTCAACTGCTCTGGTCAGTCCGGGAAAGACTGCCGTCGACTGCGATCGCGCTCTACACGCCGCGTGGGCACGGCCTGACCGCCTTGGTGGGCAAGACCCTGGACGGCAATCTCACCTCTCTCGAGGACGTCGCCCGCCGTGCCTTCGCGTCCGGCCACCGGATCCGTGAGTTCCCCATCGTCGCGCTGCCGCTCCGCGCCGGCAGCGATGTCACCGTCATTCTGGTCGCAGAGCTCACGTCCGGCTTGAAGACGAGCGGACTCATCTCGGATGCCAAGCTCGACGTCCTCATCGAGGAACTGCATCCGCTCATCGTCCAGCTCGACACAGCGCTCCTGTTCGCGGCCTTCCGCGAGCGCGCCAGCACTGAAGAGCGACGTAGGCTCGCGCGTGAGATGCACGATGGCGTCGCTCAGGACATCGCCTCCCTCGGTTATCTGGTCGATGCCATCGCCGGGGACTCGACGGTTGAGCGACAGCAGGATCGGATCGCGATCCTTCGGGAAAGGCTCACGGCGATCGTGGCTGAGGTCCGCCGCTCGCTGGTGAATCTCCGGACGGACATCGGTGAGAGCGAGAGCCTCGGCGCGGCGATCGCCACTCTCGCGCGCAGCCTCTCGGAATCCTCTGGCGTGGCTATCCATGTGACGGCCGACGAGACCACTGACCGGCTTCGTCCGGAGGTGGAGGCCGAGCTCTTCCGGATCGTGCAGGAGTCGATCAACAACGCACTCAAGCACGCCGAGGCGACCGAGATCGAGGTCCACTGCCAGGTCAGGGCCCCAGAAGCGCACATCGTGATCTGTGACAACGGACGCGGCATGGGCGATCCGCGTGACGATTCCTACGGCCTAACTATCATGCGCGAGCGGGCAGCCCTGATCGATGCCACCCTCGAGTTCGGCACGTCGCCCACGGGCGGCGTCCAAGTGTCCGTCATCCTTCACGGGGACGGTGGCAACCTTCCTCCAGAGGTGACCGTTGTGGGATCACCGTTCGAGAGTGAGACGAGAGTGGGCGCATGA